In Pelosinus sp. UFO1, one genomic interval encodes:
- the ptsG gene encoding glucose-specific PTS transporter subunit IIBC, whose amino-acid sequence MLKKSFGVLQQVGKSLMLPVALLPAAGLLLAFGNAFQNPALLNIFPGLASIHGFAQVMEQAGNVIFGNLSLLFAVGVAVGLTGGEGVAGLAAIVGFLIMNVTIGLIAGVTPELIAAKDPSYAMVLGIPSLQTGVFGGIIVGVLSSLCYKRFFNIELPPYLGFFAGKRFVPIATAVAALILGVVMVFAWPPIQHGLTYFSRNMIDTNKTLAAFIFGIIERALIPFGLHHIFYNPFWFQFGEYINKAGQVVNGDQSIFFAQLKDGVPFTAGTFMTGKFPFMMFGLPAAALAIYHEAKPEKKALVAGIMGSAALTSFLTGITEPIEFSFLFVAPVLFGIHCIFAGLSFMTMHILNVKIGMTFSGGVIDYLLFGVIPNRTDWWLVIPVGLVFAVIYYFGFRFAIRKWNLMTPGRENDDEAGTVINATGYGLASGVLQALGGKENIGNLDACITRLRVSVKKIATVDQNKLKNLGAAGVMTVGDNLQIIFGPKSDQLKSQIKDIIEGKVAETHEDTISNVQVAATVKSAADVLGKFVAPVDGKILPITKVPDNVFAQKIMGDGFAIEPTSGNVISPVDGTVTSLPDSKHAVGITADNGLEIIVHFGIDTVNLQGEGFTALVSQGDKITVGQKLLKVDLEYVKGKVPSIITPVVFTNLPEGKTVQIQEGQSIKGGDAGFIKIQ is encoded by the coding sequence ATGTTAAAAAAATCATTTGGTGTTTTACAGCAGGTTGGTAAATCATTAATGCTTCCAGTGGCATTATTACCAGCGGCAGGTTTGTTATTAGCTTTTGGTAATGCGTTTCAAAATCCCGCTCTTTTAAATATTTTTCCTGGTTTAGCAAGTATTCATGGTTTTGCTCAAGTTATGGAACAGGCAGGAAACGTTATCTTCGGTAATCTTTCCCTTCTATTTGCAGTAGGGGTTGCCGTTGGTTTGACTGGTGGTGAAGGCGTTGCTGGTTTAGCTGCCATTGTAGGTTTTCTTATTATGAATGTAACCATTGGTCTTATTGCTGGCGTTACGCCCGAACTAATAGCGGCAAAAGATCCTTCATATGCCATGGTTCTTGGGATACCATCCTTACAAACTGGGGTTTTTGGCGGTATTATTGTCGGTGTTTTATCTTCTTTATGTTATAAAAGGTTTTTTAATATTGAACTTCCGCCTTATTTAGGATTTTTTGCAGGAAAACGGTTTGTTCCGATTGCGACTGCTGTAGCAGCCCTCATTCTAGGCGTAGTTATGGTTTTTGCATGGCCTCCTATCCAACATGGACTGACTTATTTCTCACGTAATATGATTGATACAAATAAAACATTAGCGGCCTTTATTTTTGGTATCATTGAACGGGCTTTAATACCTTTCGGGCTGCACCATATTTTCTATAATCCTTTCTGGTTCCAATTTGGTGAATATATAAACAAAGCAGGGCAAGTAGTAAATGGTGACCAAAGCATTTTCTTTGCTCAGCTTAAAGATGGTGTGCCTTTCACAGCTGGTACTTTCATGACAGGAAAATTCCCATTTATGATGTTTGGATTACCTGCAGCAGCGCTTGCGATCTACCATGAAGCAAAACCTGAAAAGAAAGCTTTAGTAGCAGGTATTATGGGTTCTGCCGCGTTAACTTCCTTTTTAACAGGTATTACAGAACCAATTGAATTTTCCTTCTTATTTGTTGCTCCTGTATTATTTGGTATCCATTGTATTTTTGCTGGTTTGTCCTTTATGACCATGCATATCTTAAACGTGAAAATTGGCATGACTTTCTCTGGTGGTGTTATTGACTATCTACTATTCGGTGTAATACCTAACCGTACAGACTGGTGGTTAGTGATTCCCGTAGGTTTAGTATTTGCCGTAATTTATTACTTCGGCTTCCGTTTTGCAATTCGTAAGTGGAACTTGATGACTCCTGGTAGAGAAAATGATGATGAAGCAGGTACTGTCATCAATGCGACTGGTTATGGATTGGCAAGTGGAGTACTCCAAGCATTAGGCGGCAAAGAGAATATTGGAAACTTAGATGCTTGTATTACTCGTCTACGTGTAAGTGTGAAAAAGATTGCTACTGTTGATCAAAATAAATTAAAAAACCTAGGTGCTGCTGGAGTTATGACAGTAGGTGATAACTTGCAGATTATCTTTGGACCAAAATCAGATCAACTAAAAAGTCAGATCAAAGATATTATTGAAGGTAAAGTTGCCGAAACACATGAAGATACTATCAGTAATGTTCAAGTTGCCGCAACTGTAAAATCAGCAGCGGATGTTCTAGGTAAGTTTGTTGCTCCTGTGGATGGCAAAATACTTCCTATTACAAAAGTACCCGATAATGTATTTGCACAAAAAATTATGGGGGATGGATTTGCCATTGAGCCTACAAGTGGTAATGTGATATCGCCTGTTGATGGAACTGTTACTAGCTTACCTGATAGCAAGCATGCAGTTGGCATTACAGCGGATAATGGCTTAGAGATTATCGTTCATTTTGGAATTGATACGGTCAACTTACAGGGCGAAGGATTTACTGCGCTGGTCAGTCAAGGAGATAAAATTACTGTTGGACAAAAATTGTTAAAAGTTGATCTTGAATATGTAAAAGGAAAAGTTCCTTCTATTATAACGCCTGTTGTCTTTACGAATCTTCCAGAGGGTAAAACGGTTCAAATTCAGGAAGGACAAAGTATCAAAGGCGGAGATGCTGGTTTTATTAAAATTCAGTAA
- a CDS encoding class II fructose-bisphosphate aldolase, whose translation MSLVTLENALSKIGKESYGIGAFNVANMEMVMGAIKAAEELKSPIILQVAEGRLRYSPLHLIGPAMIAAAKAASIPVVVHLDHGFSMEVIAQALELGFSSVMFDGSAYVLEKNIDMTNEVKKMAKKYGASVEAEIGKVGGSEGDYKSVEMLITSVADAKTFYENTQVDALAIAIGTAHGHYKEQPKLQFKRLEEITQIIDCPLVLHGGSGLTPDDFKNCIQHKIKKVNIATASFENIAHKVGEVAKRSKNNTFFQYLDAVLEATYENVKNHILIFGSQNKG comes from the coding sequence ATGTCTTTAGTTACATTAGAAAATGCGTTGAGTAAAATCGGTAAAGAAAGTTATGGTATTGGAGCCTTTAATGTAGCAAACATGGAAATGGTTATGGGCGCGATAAAAGCAGCTGAGGAATTAAAATCACCTATTATTCTTCAAGTAGCCGAAGGGAGATTGCGTTATTCTCCATTACATTTGATTGGTCCTGCGATGATAGCGGCAGCTAAAGCGGCAAGTATTCCCGTTGTTGTACATCTTGATCATGGTTTCAGCATGGAAGTAATTGCACAAGCATTAGAATTGGGATTTAGCTCTGTAATGTTTGATGGATCAGCATATGTTCTAGAAAAAAATATTGATATGACCAACGAAGTGAAAAAAATGGCGAAAAAATATGGGGCTTCTGTGGAAGCTGAAATTGGTAAAGTTGGTGGTAGTGAAGGTGATTATAAAAGTGTGGAAATGCTTATCACCTCTGTAGCTGATGCTAAAACATTTTACGAGAATACACAAGTTGATGCCTTGGCAATAGCAATTGGAACAGCGCATGGACATTATAAAGAACAGCCTAAACTGCAGTTTAAACGCTTAGAAGAAATTACCCAAATAATTGATTGCCCTTTAGTTTTACATGGTGGCTCAGGGCTGACTCCTGATGATTTTAAAAATTGCATACAGCATAAAATCAAGAAAGTTAATATTGCTACCGCATCGTTTGAAAATATTGCACATAAGGTCGGCGAAGTGGCGAAAAGATCTAAAAATAATACTTTCTTTCAATACTTGGATGCTGTATTAGAAGCAACTTATGAAAATGTTAAAAATCATATTTTAATTTTTGGCAGTCAAAATAAGGGATAA
- a CDS encoding CoA-acylating methylmalonate-semialdehyde dehydrogenase, with translation MAVIRLKFSVNGEWKESRTAIYMPITDSNTGKVIAEAPCCTVDEVNQAVAAAKSAFPSWSSTPVSARAQLMFKYKVILDAHLEELALLVATELGKNLNEARGDVLKAIEVVELSCSAPVLMQGDSLMNVSHGHDTIMYREPVGVFAGIVPYNFPAMIPFGWMIPLCIATGNTFVLKAASAVPKTAIRMLELLIEAGLPNGVVNLVTCSRNEAENLLKHPDVSGICYVGSTSVGLHIYSTAAAHGKRVQALCEAKNHALVLKDAALEMAATRVINSGFGCAGQRCMALPVVCVEEEVADEFVAHLVRLAKELKVGPAYDSHYDLGPVVSKEHKESVVNWINKGVEEGAELILDGRDIIVEGYEGGFFLAPTIFDHVKPGMTIGDIEIFGPVVCIKRVQNFEEGLAVMNANPFANGSCIFTQSGYYAREFAAKTHGGMVGINVGIPVPLSVFPFSGHKKSFFGDLHCMGKDGVAFFTEAKSITSRWFSEEDKKHTKVDTWEGTMTRK, from the coding sequence ATGGCAGTGATAAGATTAAAGTTTAGCGTAAATGGGGAATGGAAGGAATCTAGGACAGCTATCTATATGCCGATAACAGATTCGAATACCGGGAAAGTGATCGCTGAGGCGCCATGCTGCACTGTTGACGAAGTGAATCAAGCAGTTGCTGCGGCAAAAAGTGCTTTTCCTTCCTGGTCTTCGACGCCTGTGTCAGCAAGAGCTCAGCTTATGTTTAAATATAAAGTCATTTTGGATGCCCATTTAGAAGAGTTGGCTTTGCTGGTTGCCACTGAATTGGGGAAAAATCTCAATGAGGCTCGCGGTGATGTTCTAAAAGCAATTGAGGTGGTAGAGCTATCCTGTTCTGCTCCTGTCCTAATGCAAGGTGACTCGCTGATGAATGTTTCTCATGGTCATGACACTATTATGTATAGAGAGCCTGTAGGTGTATTTGCTGGTATTGTACCTTATAATTTCCCAGCAATGATTCCTTTTGGCTGGATGATTCCTCTTTGTATTGCTACAGGTAATACCTTTGTATTGAAAGCTGCCAGTGCTGTTCCCAAAACAGCTATTCGAATGTTGGAACTATTGATTGAGGCAGGATTGCCTAACGGTGTTGTAAACTTAGTGACTTGCAGTCGAAATGAAGCAGAAAATTTGTTAAAACATCCGGATGTTTCAGGTATTTGTTATGTTGGTTCTACATCTGTAGGTCTTCATATTTATTCTACTGCAGCAGCCCATGGTAAGAGAGTTCAGGCTCTATGTGAAGCAAAAAACCATGCTTTAGTCCTTAAAGATGCTGCTTTGGAAATGGCGGCTACAAGGGTAATTAACTCAGGGTTTGGTTGTGCAGGACAACGTTGTATGGCTTTGCCGGTAGTTTGTGTAGAGGAAGAAGTGGCTGATGAATTTGTTGCGCATCTGGTGAGACTTGCCAAAGAACTTAAAGTAGGTCCAGCCTATGATTCTCATTATGATTTAGGACCTGTTGTATCAAAAGAACATAAAGAGAGTGTTGTAAATTGGATTAACAAAGGTGTGGAAGAAGGTGCTGAACTTATCTTAGATGGTCGAGATATTATTGTTGAAGGTTATGAAGGTGGTTTTTTCCTTGCGCCCACTATTTTTGATCACGTAAAGCCGGGAATGACAATTGGCGACATTGAAATTTTTGGACCTGTGGTATGTATTAAACGGGTACAGAATTTTGAAGAAGGTCTTGCGGTTATGAATGCAAATCCATTTGCTAATGGTTCGTGTATCTTTACGCAAAGTGGTTACTATGCTCGGGAATTTGCTGCGAAAACCCATGGTGGTATGGTTGGTATTAATGTAGGTATCCCTGTTCCTCTTTCTGTATTTCCCTTCTCAGGACATAAAAAATCTTTTTTTGGTGACCTGCATTGCATGGGCAAGGATGGCGTGGCTTTCTTTACGGAAGCTAAGTCTATAACTAGTCGGTGGTTTAGTGAAGAAGATAAAAAACATACCAAAGTGGATACTTGGGAAGGTACTATGACTCGTAAATAA
- a CDS encoding acyl CoA:acetate/3-ketoacid CoA transferase codes for MVKIITAVEAASLIKDTTTIATSGFVGSANPEALTAALEERFLREGKPNHLTLVYCAGQGDGKNCGANHFGHAHMIKRVVGGHFKMAPKLSNLAVEEKIEAYNFPQGTLTHWFRNIAGKKPGVITKVGLNTFVDPRVEGGKLNKKTTQDLVEIIQLGGEEWLWYKPFPIDVALIRGTSADENGNISIEKESVSLEILSIAQAAKNSGGIVIVQVERIVKSGSLHPMNVKVPGIIVDYIVVSEPSNHMQTYSEQYNPAYSGAVKLSSLSSHCVMALDERKIIARRAAMELIPNAIVNLGIGVPEGVAMVANEEGMGDIMTLTVEAGPVGGIPAGSLNFGASSNAEAILDQPYQFDFYDGGGLDLAFLGLAETDKHGNINVSKFKGCVAGCGGFINITQNTKDVIFLGTFMAGGLKIRIADGKLHIIIEGRNKKFLEHVEQITFSGKYAQDNHQSVMYITERAVFRLTAEGMVLTEIAPGIDMDKDILALMDFKPIIATDLKMMDARIFKEEKMGLSEMLSRCGK; via the coding sequence ATGGTTAAGATCATTACTGCCGTAGAAGCGGCTAGTCTGATTAAAGATACTACCACTATTGCTACCAGTGGTTTTGTTGGTAGTGCAAATCCCGAAGCCTTGACTGCTGCTTTGGAAGAAAGATTTCTTAGGGAAGGCAAACCAAATCATTTAACACTGGTATATTGTGCAGGGCAAGGTGATGGAAAGAATTGCGGAGCCAATCATTTTGGTCATGCACATATGATAAAACGAGTAGTTGGCGGACATTTTAAAATGGCACCAAAGTTAAGTAATTTAGCCGTAGAGGAGAAAATTGAGGCTTATAATTTTCCTCAAGGAACGCTTACACATTGGTTTCGTAACATTGCCGGAAAAAAACCGGGTGTTATAACAAAGGTTGGTTTAAACACCTTCGTTGATCCGAGAGTAGAAGGGGGGAAACTTAACAAAAAAACCACACAGGATCTTGTGGAAATTATACAACTAGGTGGTGAGGAGTGGCTTTGGTATAAGCCATTTCCAATCGATGTTGCTTTAATTCGTGGTACCTCTGCAGATGAGAATGGCAATATCTCCATTGAAAAGGAGTCTGTTTCACTGGAAATTCTTTCAATCGCACAAGCTGCCAAGAATTCTGGAGGTATTGTCATAGTGCAAGTAGAGCGTATTGTTAAATCTGGAAGTTTACATCCCATGAATGTAAAAGTTCCGGGAATTATTGTTGATTATATTGTTGTTTCGGAACCATCTAATCATATGCAGACTTATTCAGAACAGTATAATCCTGCCTACTCAGGAGCAGTAAAGCTATCATCTTTGTCGAGTCATTGTGTCATGGCATTAGATGAACGCAAGATTATCGCTCGTCGTGCTGCTATGGAATTGATTCCTAATGCTATTGTGAATCTTGGCATTGGTGTCCCTGAGGGGGTAGCGATGGTAGCCAATGAAGAAGGCATGGGGGACATTATGACGCTTACTGTTGAAGCTGGTCCCGTAGGAGGAATTCCTGCTGGAAGTTTAAACTTCGGAGCTTCTAGTAATGCCGAGGCCATCTTGGATCAACCTTATCAGTTTGACTTTTATGATGGCGGTGGTCTTGATTTGGCTTTTCTAGGGCTAGCGGAAACGGATAAACATGGCAACATAAATGTAAGTAAATTTAAGGGTTGCGTAGCTGGTTGTGGCGGGTTTATCAACATTACGCAGAATACAAAAGATGTTATCTTTCTTGGAACTTTTATGGCTGGAGGGTTGAAAATAAGGATTGCTGACGGTAAATTACATATCATCATAGAAGGACGTAATAAGAAATTTTTGGAACATGTTGAACAAATTACTTTTAGTGGCAAATATGCACAAGATAATCATCAATCTGTCATGTATATTACCGAACGTGCTGTATTTCGCCTGACAGCGGAAGGCATGGTATTAACAGAAATTGCTCCAGGGATAGATATGGATAAAGATATTTTAGCACTTATGGATTTTAAGCCAATTATTGCTACTGATCTTAAAATGATGGATGCTCGTATTTTTAAAGAAGAAAAGATGGGACTTAGCGAAATGTTGTCAAGGTGTGGAAAATGA
- a CDS encoding DeoR/GlpR family DNA-binding transcription regulator has product MKEDRISELENYILEKERASIEELCSVFNVSKNTMRRDINQLELKGKIKKVYGGIILTDKKTTEPFESREVKNKSAKLIIADLASTLIEDGDIVYIDSGTTTMHMIPYLSERKNVTIITNNLHVILNSLPYQNLNIISTGGTLFRRTNSFVDAEAVNSLKKYNISKAFLATTGVSIAKGITNSSSLEYDIKRYIVEHCDKKILLADNTKLEKVSLITYYDLKDIQVFISEQRPEQEYVDFFASNNISLLTPQ; this is encoded by the coding sequence TTGAAAGAAGATAGAATAAGTGAACTTGAAAATTATATTCTCGAGAAAGAAAGAGCCTCTATAGAAGAGCTTTGCAGTGTCTTTAATGTTTCTAAAAACACGATGCGAAGAGATATTAATCAATTAGAATTAAAAGGTAAGATAAAGAAGGTCTATGGCGGCATTATTTTAACAGATAAAAAAACTACTGAGCCATTTGAGTCTAGAGAAGTAAAAAATAAATCTGCAAAATTAATTATTGCAGATTTAGCTAGTACATTAATTGAAGATGGAGATATTGTATATATAGACTCCGGAACTACTACGATGCACATGATACCCTATTTATCAGAAAGGAAAAATGTAACGATCATTACAAATAACTTACACGTTATATTAAACTCACTCCCTTATCAAAACTTAAATATAATTTCCACCGGAGGGACATTATTTAGAAGAACCAATTCATTTGTTGATGCAGAAGCTGTGAACTCTTTAAAGAAGTATAATATTTCCAAAGCATTTTTAGCCACAACCGGAGTCTCGATTGCAAAAGGAATAACCAACTCTTCTTCCCTGGAGTATGACATTAAAAGATATATAGTAGAACACTGCGATAAAAAGATACTATTAGCAGATAATACAAAACTAGAAAAAGTATCATTAATCACCTATTATGACCTAAAAGACATACAGGTTTTCATCAGTGAACAAAGACCAGAACAGGAATATGTCGACTTCTTTGCTAGTAATAACATAAGTCTGCTTACTCCTCAATAA
- a CDS encoding acyl-CoA dehydrogenase — protein sequence MNFVLTQEQEDIRKMVRAFAEKSVAPTAAERDEKEYFPRDIFDQMGELGILGLPYPEEYGGAGSDFLSYSIAVEEISRVCASTGIGLSVHVSLASWPIFKYGTEEQKQKYLRALAEGTKLGAFGLTEPNAGTDAAAATTVAVRDGDSYILNGSKIFNTNGGEAEIEVIFASTDKTAGLKGLSAFIVEKGTPGLSFGKKEVKMGIRSSVQREVIMENCRVPAENLLGKEGGGFKIAMTSLDGGRIGVASQAVGIAQGALEQAIQYSKARIQFGKPIANNQAIAFKIADMAAKVEAARLLTYKAAYHKSHELPYSKEAAMAKLVASDAAMAVTTEAVQIFGGYGFSREYPVERMMRDAKITQIYEGTNEVQRMVISGAVLR from the coding sequence ATGAATTTTGTATTAACGCAAGAACAAGAAGATATTCGCAAAATGGTACGGGCATTTGCTGAAAAATCGGTGGCTCCGACTGCTGCTGAAAGAGATGAAAAGGAATATTTTCCTCGTGATATTTTTGATCAAATGGGAGAGTTAGGAATTTTAGGTTTACCTTACCCTGAAGAATATGGCGGGGCAGGAAGTGATTTTCTAAGTTACTCGATTGCAGTAGAAGAGATTTCTCGGGTATGTGCATCGACTGGTATTGGACTTTCTGTCCATGTATCTCTTGCTTCTTGGCCAATCTTTAAGTATGGGACAGAAGAACAAAAACAGAAATATTTAAGGGCATTGGCTGAAGGAACAAAATTAGGAGCATTTGGTTTAACTGAACCAAATGCAGGTACCGATGCTGCAGCGGCAACTACAGTGGCAGTTAGGGATGGAGACAGTTATATTCTCAATGGTTCTAAGATTTTTAATACCAATGGCGGAGAAGCTGAAATTGAAGTAATCTTTGCTTCTACGGACAAAACTGCTGGCCTAAAAGGACTGAGTGCTTTTATTGTGGAAAAAGGTACTCCTGGACTTAGTTTTGGAAAAAAAGAAGTGAAAATGGGAATTCGTTCTTCCGTACAACGGGAAGTTATTATGGAGAATTGTCGCGTTCCTGCCGAAAATTTACTTGGTAAAGAAGGCGGTGGCTTCAAAATTGCCATGACTTCTCTGGATGGCGGCCGGATTGGTGTAGCGTCACAAGCGGTTGGTATTGCTCAAGGTGCTCTTGAGCAAGCCATACAATATTCAAAAGCGCGGATACAATTTGGTAAACCAATTGCTAACAATCAAGCGATTGCCTTTAAGATTGCGGATATGGCAGCAAAAGTGGAAGCAGCAAGACTCTTGACATATAAGGCGGCATATCATAAATCTCATGAACTTCCTTACTCCAAGGAAGCTGCTATGGCAAAACTGGTTGCTTCTGATGCAGCTATGGCAGTGACGACAGAAGCTGTCCAAATTTTTGGCGGTTATGGCTTTTCACGTGAATATCCTGTTGAACGTATGATGCGAGATGCCAAAATTACTCAAATTTATGAAGGGACGAATGAAGTACAGCGTATGGTTATCTCTGGGGCCGTTTTACGGTAA